Part of the Juglans regia cultivar Chandler chromosome 14, Walnut 2.0, whole genome shotgun sequence genome, TTATTACAATCTCGTGGCTATCGATCAGTTCCCCTTTATCACTATTCAGCAAAATCCCACTGTTCCCCACGACCGCACACGACGAGTACCGGCGGTCAGAACCCAACAACCCGTTGTGCCTATCGATGGGATGCTTCACTAGTCTTATCAACTCCGACATGACTTCTGGCTGGAAAAATGCCTTCTTTCGAGCCCATTCATCCAATAATCGCCTGAAATCCAACCAATACCGATAAAACTGCGGCGACCGCAGCCCCAACGGCAATCCAATCGAAGGCCTCTCTTTCACCTCGTGGCGATTGAACCTCCGCCAGGTGGCGAAGGTCCTGTACTTTCCCTGCCCACCAAAGTTTCCATCCAACAACTGCGCTATCTCTTTCTTTGCTCGTGCTCCACCGATGTCTATTGCGGCGTATTGGAGCAACGTGGAGTTGAAGACCGGCATTGGCGGCGGCGTCTGCGCCAGCACATTGATCGGGTCAACCTCAATACTGCCCGAGCCCACACTGCGGCGGATTAATGTGCGAAAGCTCACGGTGGCGGCGAAGACGATGAGCAGAAAAAGGCTGAATAGCGGGCGAACTGACCGTTTCATTGGCTTTACCAAATCGCCGGAACGGTTGACGGGTTTCGCTAGAGATGGCCACAAGAAATGGCTTGTCGGAATCTTGAAGGTACGTGGGTCAGATCCATCTTCGCTTACTAATAGTTTTGGGCATCCCAAGAGAGAGAACGGGGCAGATATGGATCTGGGGAGGGAGTTCTCAAGGGAAGGGGTCatgaaaagcaaaagaaagTGTAATATGAAGGTGGGGTTTGGCTCAGAAGTGGGATTGTCAAGATTGTTACAGAGATTGAGCTAGATTTAACATTGAGGAGTAGCTCGAGTGGCAGTGAGAGTAAATGGAGTGTGTGGGGGTAACGGATCTTGATCTTGGAGAGGAAATAGAGACTCTGAAACTGGGGCTATGAAATGAAAACCAGAATCAAATATGAAAGTAGGATTTGGTGGAAAAATGGGAGTTTCATCGTTGTTCTATCACTGATCtaacagaaacaaaatcaaagaccAGCTTCTACCAAAAAtaatttacctataaaaaaggaCTACAGAACCCAAAGTGGGTCGTGTGATTCGAGAAGTGGGAAATCCACAagttctactttttcttttctttttctttctgagaGATTGAGCTGAAAGAAAGATTTGAATTTGAGGAGCAGCTCAAAGTGGGGGAGTGGGAGtgggagttggagttggagctATATATAATGGAAGCAGAGTTCGGACTTGCGGATGGTCGCTGAGACAGGGATTGGTAAAGGTCATTAGGGTTAAGAAAGGTCGATTGGGAAGGTTAGATGGTTGCATCGGAATAGAGTGCAGAACAGAACCCCTCCAACCTCACTGACAACCAGAAGGACgcctttttcttatttaaatatatttattattattcttattattttgtgaagCAGAAGCATGGccaggaggagagagagaggagatggaGAAGACTACAGTAGTTATCAGGTGTGGGAGAATGTAGGCATGTGTGCTGTGACTTACCAAATGAAGTGAGTGTGTGGTGTGGGTGGGATGTGGAGAGTGTGCTtcaatttgagagagagagtggaccCCATATCAAATCCTACCTGATCCAAAGTTCCATAAGCATTTCAGATTGTGACATTGTCTAGCTTGAAAGTGTGGTAACATGGTATTTAAACCTCAGTTTGtatattaaaatcatttcatcttattttattttattattataatttttatataaaatataataaataatttaatttttttaaattttaaaataataataaatatattttaataatattttattttatttttaatttttatttaaaattatttcatctcatctcaataataaaatactatCATGTTGCAATGCTTATCTATTTGATCTGATTTTAGGCATTATCTTTACTTTCATACAACAAATTCCATGATGGTTCTCTCGAACAaaggttttaataaaaaagaaaatatttttttattacataaaaataaattacaaactcacgtgattttatattgtatgtcaaattataaaattattttttttataaaataaatctaacaaatcctataaattcatatcaatttataaatttatttttatatatctctttttatatatgtagcaattatttttaataaaataaaaagtaaattaaaaggTTGTGGATGCCTAAAATGTAGGAGATTCATTGAAAAGACAATATGTTATAATATGAGGAGTGCATTGAAATATTAGATCGCATGCTATACTTAGTAAAAAAACATTACATGCAAATTATGATGAAATTGCTTGacatttttatcattaatttaaatCATAGATGTAAAAGTAGAGAGTGGAGCGacaataaaaattctattaaaattacagaaatgatatttgaattCTTAGGATATGTAAGTCTCatgcatttatttaaaaaaaaaagagtaaatttgAGAGTCtaaaacttacatgaaaaaatattgtttgtacattttaagactgtatctaatattatttttaaaattattaatatatatatgtaagaggagagagagagaataattcAATCATTTCAAACTtactaaaaacac contains:
- the LOC108985857 gene encoding beta-1,6-galactosyltransferase GALT29A-like isoform X4 — encoded protein: MTPSLENSLPRSISAPFSLLGCPKLLVSEDGSDPRTFKIPTSHFLWPSLAKPVNRSGDLVKPMKRSVRPLFSLFLLIVFAATVSFRTLIRRSVGSGSIEVDPINVLAQTPPPMPVFNSTLLQYAAIDIGGARAKKEIAQLLDGNFGGQGKYRTFATWRRFNRHEVKERPSIGLPLGLRSPQFYRYWLDFRRLLDEWARKKAFFQPEVMSELIRLVKHPIDRHNGLLGSDRRYSSCAVVGNSGILLNSDKGELIDSHEIVIRLNNARTNGFERDVGSKTNISFVNSNILHFCVRRQGCFCHPYGINVPIVMYICQPVHILDYTFCNSSHKAPLFVTDPRFDVLCARIVKYYSLKRFAEVTGKPLEEWGTAHDGANFHYSSGMQAVMLALGVCDEVSIFGFGKSASAKHHYHTNQKVELALHDYEAEYAFYRDVVEKPWQVPFISGNFKIPPTVVLYVVWMRRLKVLQHFQNYGI
- the LOC108985857 gene encoding beta-1,6-galactosyltransferase GALT29A-like isoform X6, whose product is MTPSLENSLPRSISAPFSLLGCPKLLVSEDGSDPRTFKIPTSHFLWPSLAKPVNRSGDLVKPMKRSVRPLFSLFLLIVFAATVSFRTLIRRSVGSGSIEVDPINVLAQTPPPMPVFNSTLLQYAAIDIGGARAKKEIAQLLDGNFGGQGKYRTFATWRRFNRHEVKERPSIGLPLGLRSPQFYRYWLDFRRLLDEWARKKAFFQPEVMSELIRLVKHPIDRHNGLLGSDRRYSSCAVVGNSGILLNSDKGELIDSHEIVIRLNNARTNGFERDVGSKTNISFVNSNILHFCVRRQGCFCHPYGINVPIVMYICQPVHILDYTFCNSSHKAPLFVTDPRFDVLCARIVKYYSLKRFAEVTGKPLEEWGTAHDGANFHYSSGMQAVMLALGVCDEVSIFGFGKSASAKHHYHTNQKVELALHDYEAEYAFYRDVVEKPWQVPFISGNFKIPPTTTSFIKVP
- the LOC108985857 gene encoding beta-1,6-galactosyltransferase GALT29A-like isoform X2 translates to MTPSLENSLPRSISAPFSLLGCPKLLVSEDGSDPRTFKIPTSHFLWPSLAKPVNRSGDLVKPMKRSVRPLFSLFLLIVFAATVSFRTLIRRSVGSGSIEVDPINVLAQTPPPMPVFNSTLLQYAAIDIGGARAKKEIAQLLDGNFGGQGKYRTFATWRRFNRHEVKERPSIGLPLGLRSPQFYRYWLDFRRLLDEWARKKAFFQPEVMSELIRLVKHPIDRHNGLLGSDRRYSSCAVVGNSGILLNSDKGELIDSHEIVIRLNNARTNGFERDVGSKTNISFVNSNILHFCVRRQGCFCHPYGINVPIVMYICQPVHILDYTFCNSSHKAPLFVTDPRFDVLCARIVKYYSLKRFAEVTGKPLEEWGTAHDGANFHYSSGMQAVMLALGVCDEVSIFGFGKSASAKHHYHTNQKVELALHDYEAEYAFYRDVVEKPWQVPFISGNFKIPPTLYFSKLNSNMFVVNDTARRRPLIQEDPRR
- the LOC108985857 gene encoding beta-1,6-galactosyltransferase GALT29A-like isoform X1, which codes for MTPSLENSLPRSISAPFSLLGCPKLLVSEDGSDPRTFKIPTSHFLWPSLAKPVNRSGDLVKPMKRSVRPLFSLFLLIVFAATVSFRTLIRRSVGSGSIEVDPINVLAQTPPPMPVFNSTLLQYAAIDIGGARAKKEIAQLLDGNFGGQGKYRTFATWRRFNRHEVKERPSIGLPLGLRSPQFYRYWLDFRRLLDEWARKKAFFQPEVMSELIRLVKHPIDRHNGLLGSDRRYSSCAVVGNSGILLNSDKGELIDSHEIVIRLNNARTNGFERDVGSKTNISFVNSNILHFCVRRQGCFCHPYGINVPIVMYICQPVHILDYTFCNSSHKAPLFVTDPRFDVLCARIVKYYSLKRFAEVTGKPLEEWGTAHDGANFHYSSGMQAVMLALGVCDEVSIFGFGKSASAKHHYHTNQKVELALHDYEAEYAFYRDVVEKPWQVPFISGNFKIPPTSLKCAYKKDYTENHFVFKVGALETEKLVPTQIEVTILHLW
- the LOC108985857 gene encoding beta-1,6-galactosyltransferase GALT29A-like isoform X5; its protein translation is MTPSLENSLPRSISAPFSLLGCPKLLVSEDGSDPRTFKIPTSHFLWPSLAKPVNRSGDLVKPMKRSVRPLFSLFLLIVFAATVSFRTLIRRSVGSGSIEVDPINVLAQTPPPMPVFNSTLLQYAAIDIGGARAKKEIAQLLDGNFGGQGKYRTFATWRRFNRHEVKERPSIGLPLGLRSPQFYRYWLDFRRLLDEWARKKAFFQPEVMSELIRLVKHPIDRHNGLLGSDRRYSSCAVVGNSGILLNSDKGELIDSHEIVIRLNNARTNGFERDVGSKTNISFVNSNILHFCVRRQGCFCHPYGINVPIVMYICQPVHILDYTFCNSSHKAPLFVTDPRFDVLCARIVKYYSLKRFAEVTGKPLEEWGTAHDGANFHYSSGMQAVMLALGVCDEVSIFGFGKSASAKHHYHTNQKVELALHDYEAEYAFYRDVVEKPWQVPFISGNFKIPPTDCVYLSLIVQTFRTQKLYQLL
- the LOC108985857 gene encoding beta-1,6-galactosyltransferase GALT29A-like isoform X3 — translated: MTPSLENSLPRSISAPFSLLGCPKLLVSEDGSDPRTFKIPTSHFLWPSLAKPVNRSGDLVKPMKRSVRPLFSLFLLIVFAATVSFRTLIRRSVGSGSIEVDPINVLAQTPPPMPVFNSTLLQYAAIDIGGARAKKEIAQLLDGNFGGQGKYRTFATWRRFNRHEVKERPSIGLPLGLRSPQFYRYWLDFRRLLDEWARKKAFFQPEVMSELIRLVKHPIDRHNGLLGSDRRYSSCAVVGNSGILLNSDKGELIDSHEIVIRLNNARTNGFERDVGSKTNISFVNSNILHFCVRRQGCFCHPYGINVPIVMYICQPVHILDYTFCNSSHKAPLFVTDPRFDVLCARIVKYYSLKRFAEVTGKPLEEWGTAHDGANFHYSSGMQAVMLALGVCDEVSIFGFGKSASAKHHYHTNQKVELALHDYEAEYAFYRDVVEKPWQVPFISGNFKIPPTDCVYLSLIVQTFRTQKLYQLLW